In Zingiber officinale cultivar Zhangliang chromosome 1A, Zo_v1.1, whole genome shotgun sequence, a genomic segment contains:
- the LOC122037990 gene encoding very-long-chain aldehyde decarbonylase GL1-2-like isoform X4, whose amino-acid sequence MVAAPLSSWPWFNLGLYKYLLCAPLVAKAVSEWKSHGEGAGWSLHLLILFSLRSLVFQLWHSFSNMLYYTRRRRVIPHGLDFHQIDREWDWDNFLILQALVASMAVWRVVPGSDGVPVVQSKGWLIALLVHVLVSEPVFYLVHRSFHGDYLFSHYHSIHHSSLVPQPMTATFGTPLENLAMTAVMAAPLLGAFAAGHGSVGLVYSYVLAFDFLRCLGYSNVEIFPSQLFHSLPFLRYLIYTPTYLSIHHTEKDCNFCLFMPLFDFLGNTMNNKSWDLQKEISSGKNGGVPDFVFLAHVVDVISSMHVPFVFRSVSSKPYVANPFLLVLWPCAFSTMLLMWVLSKTFSLSFYHLRGRLHQTWVVPRYGFQYFLPFASQGINEQIEMAILRADKLGIRVLSLAALNKNESLNGGGTLFVNKHPDLKVRVVHGNTLTAAVILNELPRNVKEVILTGATSKLGRAIALYLCRKNIRVMMLTLSTERFLKIQKEAPTEYQHYLVQVTKYRAAKNCKTWIVGKWLSLRDQQWAPAGTHFHQFVVPPIIGFRRDCTYGNLAAMRLPKDVKGLGSCEYTMERGVVHACHAGGVVHSLEGWTHHEVGAIDVERIDVVWRAALKHGLTPA is encoded by the exons ATGGTGGCTGCTCCTCTGTCTTCCTGGCCGTGGTTCAATTTGGGACTCTACAAG TATCTGTTATGTGCGCCACTGGTTGCCAAAGCTGTGAGCGAGTGGAAAAGCCACGGAGAAGGAGCGGGGTGGTCTCTTCACCTTCTCATCCTCTTCAGCCTGAGGAGCCTCGTCTTCCAGCTCTGGCACAGCTTCTCCAACATGCTCTACTACACACGCAGGCGCAGAGTCATCCCCCACGGCCTGGATTTCCACCAGATCGACCGAGAGTGGGACTG GGACAATTTTCTGATACTGCAAGCTCTGGTCGCATCCATGGCGGTGTGGCGAGTAGTGCCAGGATCGGACGGGGTTCCTGTGGTGCAGTCAAAGGGATGGCTGATAGCTCTGTTGGTGCATGTGCTGGTATCCGAGCCTGTGTTCTACTTGGTGCACAGAAGCTTCCACGGAGACTACCTCTTCTCTCACTACCATTCAATTCACCATTCGTCACTTGTGCCACAGCCCATGACAG CCACGTTCGGAACGCCACTGGAGAACCTGGCGATGACGGCGGTGATGGCGGCGCCTCTACTCGGAGCCTTCGCCGCCGGCCATGGCTCTGTGGGCCTCGTGTACTCCTACGTCCTCGCCTTCGATTTCTTGAGGTGTTTGGGTTACAGCAACGTGGAGATCTTCCCCTCGCAGCTCTTCCACTCGCTGCCCTTCTTACGTTACCTCATCTACACTCCCAC GTACTTAAGCATCCATCACACGGAGAAGGACTGCAACTTTTGCCTTTTCATGCCTCTCTTTGATTTTCTGGGGAACACCATGAATAACAAGTCGTGGGACTTGCAGAAAGAGATAAGCTCAG GGAAGAACGGAGGGGTTCCGGATTTTGTCTTCTTGGCCCATGTCGTGGATGTGATCTCGTCCATGCACGTTCCGTTCGTGTTTCGTTCGGTCTCTTCTAAGCCATATGTGGCCAATCCCTTTTTGCTGGTCCTTTGGCCCTGTGCCTTCTCGACCATGCTCTTGATGTGGGTGCTCTCCAAGACCTTCTCCCTCTCTTTCTACCACTTGAGAGGTCGCTTGCATCAGACTTGGGTCGTCCCAAGATATGGCTTTCAG TATTTCTTGCCCTTTGCGAGTCAGGGCATCAATGAGCAGATTGAGATGGCCATACTTAGGGCCGACAAGTTGGGAATTCGAGTCCTTAGCCTTGCAGCATTGAACAAG AACGAATCACTAAATGGCGGCGGGACACTGTTCGTGAACAAACACCCGGATCTAAAAGTTCGAGTCGTCCATGGCAACACCTTGACGGCCGCCGTCATCCTAAATGAACTCCCGAGGAATGTAAAGGAGGTCATCTTGACTGGAGCTACGTCCAAGCTTGGGAGAGCAATTGCGCTCTACCTTTGCAGAAAAAACATACGAGTGATG ATGTTGACTTTATCGACTGAAAGATTTCTAAAGATCCAGAAGGAGGCACCGACAGAGTACCAACACTATCTAGTACAAGTCACCAAGTATCGAGCGGCAAAAAATTGCAAG ACATGGATAGTGGGCAAATGGCTCTCGCTGAGGGATCAGCAGTGGGCGCCTGCCGGCACACATTTCCACCAATTCGTGGTGCCTCCCATCATTGGCTTCCGAAGGGACTGCACCTATGGAAACTTAGCCGCCATGAGACTCCCCAAGGACGTGAAAGGATTAGGTTCGTGTGAG TACACGATGGAGCGAGGGGTGGTGCACGCATGCCATGCTGGTGGAGTAGTCCATAGCTTGGAAGGCTGGACGCACCATGAGGTCGGTGCGATCGATGTCGAACGCATTGATGTGGTGTGGAGAGCTGCGTTGAAGCATGGGCTGACGCCCGCTTGA
- the LOC122037990 gene encoding very-long-chain aldehyde decarbonylase GL1-2-like isoform X3 — MVAAPLSSWPWFNLGLYKYLLCAPLVAKAVSEWKSHGEGAGWSLHLLILFSLRSLVFQLWHSFSNMLYYTRRRRVIPHGLDFHQIDREWDWDNFLILQALVASMAVWRVVPGSDGVPVVQSKGWLIALLVHVLVSEPVFYLVHRSFHGDYLFSHYHSIHHSSLVPQPMTATFGTPLENLAMTAVMAAPLLGAFAAGHGSVGLVYSYVLAFDFLRCLGYSNVEIFPSQLFHSLPFLRYLIYTPTYLSIHHTEKDCNFCLFMPLFDFLGNTMNNKSWDLQKEISSAGKNGGVPDFVFLAHVVDVISSMHVPFVFRSVSSKPYVANPFLLVLWPCAFSTMLLMWVLSKTFSLSFYHLRGRLHQTWVVPRYGFQYFLPFASQGINEQIEMAILRADKLGIRVLSLAALNKNESLNGGGTLFVNKHPDLKVRVVHGNTLTAAVILNELPRNVKEVILTGATSKLGRAIALYLCRKNIRVMMLTLSTERFLKIQKEAPTEYQHYLVQVTKYRAAKNCKTWIVGKWLSLRDQQWAPAGTHFHQFVVPPIIGFRRDCTYGNLAAMRLPKDVKGLGSCEYTMERGVVHACHAGGVVHSLEGWTHHEVGAIDVERIDVVWRAALKHGLTPA; from the exons ATGGTGGCTGCTCCTCTGTCTTCCTGGCCGTGGTTCAATTTGGGACTCTACAAG TATCTGTTATGTGCGCCACTGGTTGCCAAAGCTGTGAGCGAGTGGAAAAGCCACGGAGAAGGAGCGGGGTGGTCTCTTCACCTTCTCATCCTCTTCAGCCTGAGGAGCCTCGTCTTCCAGCTCTGGCACAGCTTCTCCAACATGCTCTACTACACACGCAGGCGCAGAGTCATCCCCCACGGCCTGGATTTCCACCAGATCGACCGAGAGTGGGACTG GGACAATTTTCTGATACTGCAAGCTCTGGTCGCATCCATGGCGGTGTGGCGAGTAGTGCCAGGATCGGACGGGGTTCCTGTGGTGCAGTCAAAGGGATGGCTGATAGCTCTGTTGGTGCATGTGCTGGTATCCGAGCCTGTGTTCTACTTGGTGCACAGAAGCTTCCACGGAGACTACCTCTTCTCTCACTACCATTCAATTCACCATTCGTCACTTGTGCCACAGCCCATGACAG CCACGTTCGGAACGCCACTGGAGAACCTGGCGATGACGGCGGTGATGGCGGCGCCTCTACTCGGAGCCTTCGCCGCCGGCCATGGCTCTGTGGGCCTCGTGTACTCCTACGTCCTCGCCTTCGATTTCTTGAGGTGTTTGGGTTACAGCAACGTGGAGATCTTCCCCTCGCAGCTCTTCCACTCGCTGCCCTTCTTACGTTACCTCATCTACACTCCCAC GTACTTAAGCATCCATCACACGGAGAAGGACTGCAACTTTTGCCTTTTCATGCCTCTCTTTGATTTTCTGGGGAACACCATGAATAACAAGTCGTGGGACTTGCAGAAAGAGATAAGCTCAG CAGGGAAGAACGGAGGGGTTCCGGATTTTGTCTTCTTGGCCCATGTCGTGGATGTGATCTCGTCCATGCACGTTCCGTTCGTGTTTCGTTCGGTCTCTTCTAAGCCATATGTGGCCAATCCCTTTTTGCTGGTCCTTTGGCCCTGTGCCTTCTCGACCATGCTCTTGATGTGGGTGCTCTCCAAGACCTTCTCCCTCTCTTTCTACCACTTGAGAGGTCGCTTGCATCAGACTTGGGTCGTCCCAAGATATGGCTTTCAG TATTTCTTGCCCTTTGCGAGTCAGGGCATCAATGAGCAGATTGAGATGGCCATACTTAGGGCCGACAAGTTGGGAATTCGAGTCCTTAGCCTTGCAGCATTGAACAAG AACGAATCACTAAATGGCGGCGGGACACTGTTCGTGAACAAACACCCGGATCTAAAAGTTCGAGTCGTCCATGGCAACACCTTGACGGCCGCCGTCATCCTAAATGAACTCCCGAGGAATGTAAAGGAGGTCATCTTGACTGGAGCTACGTCCAAGCTTGGGAGAGCAATTGCGCTCTACCTTTGCAGAAAAAACATACGAGTGATG ATGTTGACTTTATCGACTGAAAGATTTCTAAAGATCCAGAAGGAGGCACCGACAGAGTACCAACACTATCTAGTACAAGTCACCAAGTATCGAGCGGCAAAAAATTGCAAG ACATGGATAGTGGGCAAATGGCTCTCGCTGAGGGATCAGCAGTGGGCGCCTGCCGGCACACATTTCCACCAATTCGTGGTGCCTCCCATCATTGGCTTCCGAAGGGACTGCACCTATGGAAACTTAGCCGCCATGAGACTCCCCAAGGACGTGAAAGGATTAGGTTCGTGTGAG TACACGATGGAGCGAGGGGTGGTGCACGCATGCCATGCTGGTGGAGTAGTCCATAGCTTGGAAGGCTGGACGCACCATGAGGTCGGTGCGATCGATGTCGAACGCATTGATGTGGTGTGGAGAGCTGCGTTGAAGCATGGGCTGACGCCCGCTTGA
- the LOC122037990 gene encoding very-long-chain aldehyde decarbonylase GL1-3-like isoform X1 → MVAAPLSSWPWFNLGLYKACTQSSSSFPLCIIFLMSSCDLINRLGRENLIVQYLLCAPLVAKAVSEWKSHGEGAGWSLHLLILFSLRSLVFQLWHSFSNMLYYTRRRRVIPHGLDFHQIDREWDWDNFLILQALVASMAVWRVVPGSDGVPVVQSKGWLIALLVHVLVSEPVFYLVHRSFHGDYLFSHYHSIHHSSLVPQPMTATFGTPLENLAMTAVMAAPLLGAFAAGHGSVGLVYSYVLAFDFLRCLGYSNVEIFPSQLFHSLPFLRYLIYTPTYLSIHHTEKDCNFCLFMPLFDFLGNTMNNKSWDLQKEISSAGKNGGVPDFVFLAHVVDVISSMHVPFVFRSVSSKPYVANPFLLVLWPCAFSTMLLMWVLSKTFSLSFYHLRGRLHQTWVVPRYGFQYFLPFASQGINEQIEMAILRADKLGIRVLSLAALNKNESLNGGGTLFVNKHPDLKVRVVHGNTLTAAVILNELPRNVKEVILTGATSKLGRAIALYLCRKNIRVMMLTLSTERFLKIQKEAPTEYQHYLVQVTKYRAAKNCKTWIVGKWLSLRDQQWAPAGTHFHQFVVPPIIGFRRDCTYGNLAAMRLPKDVKGLGSCEYTMERGVVHACHAGGVVHSLEGWTHHEVGAIDVERIDVVWRAALKHGLTPA, encoded by the exons ATGGTGGCTGCTCCTCTGTCTTCCTGGCCGTGGTTCAATTTGGGACTCTACAAGGCATGCAcgcaatcttcttcttctttccctctctGTATTATATTCTTAATGTCTTCTTGTGATCTAATTAATCGACTCGGAAGAGAGAACTTGATCGTGCAGTATCTGTTATGTGCGCCACTGGTTGCCAAAGCTGTGAGCGAGTGGAAAAGCCACGGAGAAGGAGCGGGGTGGTCTCTTCACCTTCTCATCCTCTTCAGCCTGAGGAGCCTCGTCTTCCAGCTCTGGCACAGCTTCTCCAACATGCTCTACTACACACGCAGGCGCAGAGTCATCCCCCACGGCCTGGATTTCCACCAGATCGACCGAGAGTGGGACTG GGACAATTTTCTGATACTGCAAGCTCTGGTCGCATCCATGGCGGTGTGGCGAGTAGTGCCAGGATCGGACGGGGTTCCTGTGGTGCAGTCAAAGGGATGGCTGATAGCTCTGTTGGTGCATGTGCTGGTATCCGAGCCTGTGTTCTACTTGGTGCACAGAAGCTTCCACGGAGACTACCTCTTCTCTCACTACCATTCAATTCACCATTCGTCACTTGTGCCACAGCCCATGACAG CCACGTTCGGAACGCCACTGGAGAACCTGGCGATGACGGCGGTGATGGCGGCGCCTCTACTCGGAGCCTTCGCCGCCGGCCATGGCTCTGTGGGCCTCGTGTACTCCTACGTCCTCGCCTTCGATTTCTTGAGGTGTTTGGGTTACAGCAACGTGGAGATCTTCCCCTCGCAGCTCTTCCACTCGCTGCCCTTCTTACGTTACCTCATCTACACTCCCAC GTACTTAAGCATCCATCACACGGAGAAGGACTGCAACTTTTGCCTTTTCATGCCTCTCTTTGATTTTCTGGGGAACACCATGAATAACAAGTCGTGGGACTTGCAGAAAGAGATAAGCTCAG CAGGGAAGAACGGAGGGGTTCCGGATTTTGTCTTCTTGGCCCATGTCGTGGATGTGATCTCGTCCATGCACGTTCCGTTCGTGTTTCGTTCGGTCTCTTCTAAGCCATATGTGGCCAATCCCTTTTTGCTGGTCCTTTGGCCCTGTGCCTTCTCGACCATGCTCTTGATGTGGGTGCTCTCCAAGACCTTCTCCCTCTCTTTCTACCACTTGAGAGGTCGCTTGCATCAGACTTGGGTCGTCCCAAGATATGGCTTTCAG TATTTCTTGCCCTTTGCGAGTCAGGGCATCAATGAGCAGATTGAGATGGCCATACTTAGGGCCGACAAGTTGGGAATTCGAGTCCTTAGCCTTGCAGCATTGAACAAG AACGAATCACTAAATGGCGGCGGGACACTGTTCGTGAACAAACACCCGGATCTAAAAGTTCGAGTCGTCCATGGCAACACCTTGACGGCCGCCGTCATCCTAAATGAACTCCCGAGGAATGTAAAGGAGGTCATCTTGACTGGAGCTACGTCCAAGCTTGGGAGAGCAATTGCGCTCTACCTTTGCAGAAAAAACATACGAGTGATG ATGTTGACTTTATCGACTGAAAGATTTCTAAAGATCCAGAAGGAGGCACCGACAGAGTACCAACACTATCTAGTACAAGTCACCAAGTATCGAGCGGCAAAAAATTGCAAG ACATGGATAGTGGGCAAATGGCTCTCGCTGAGGGATCAGCAGTGGGCGCCTGCCGGCACACATTTCCACCAATTCGTGGTGCCTCCCATCATTGGCTTCCGAAGGGACTGCACCTATGGAAACTTAGCCGCCATGAGACTCCCCAAGGACGTGAAAGGATTAGGTTCGTGTGAG TACACGATGGAGCGAGGGGTGGTGCACGCATGCCATGCTGGTGGAGTAGTCCATAGCTTGGAAGGCTGGACGCACCATGAGGTCGGTGCGATCGATGTCGAACGCATTGATGTGGTGTGGAGAGCTGCGTTGAAGCATGGGCTGACGCCCGCTTGA
- the LOC122037990 gene encoding very-long-chain aldehyde decarbonylase GL1-3-like isoform X2, producing MVAAPLSSWPWFNLGLYKACTQSSSSFPLCIIFLMSSCDLINRLGRENLIVQYLLCAPLVAKAVSEWKSHGEGAGWSLHLLILFSLRSLVFQLWHSFSNMLYYTRRRRVIPHGLDFHQIDREWDWDNFLILQALVASMAVWRVVPGSDGVPVVQSKGWLIALLVHVLVSEPVFYLVHRSFHGDYLFSHYHSIHHSSLVPQPMTATFGTPLENLAMTAVMAAPLLGAFAAGHGSVGLVYSYVLAFDFLRCLGYSNVEIFPSQLFHSLPFLRYLIYTPTYLSIHHTEKDCNFCLFMPLFDFLGNTMNNKSWDLQKEISSGKNGGVPDFVFLAHVVDVISSMHVPFVFRSVSSKPYVANPFLLVLWPCAFSTMLLMWVLSKTFSLSFYHLRGRLHQTWVVPRYGFQYFLPFASQGINEQIEMAILRADKLGIRVLSLAALNKNESLNGGGTLFVNKHPDLKVRVVHGNTLTAAVILNELPRNVKEVILTGATSKLGRAIALYLCRKNIRVMMLTLSTERFLKIQKEAPTEYQHYLVQVTKYRAAKNCKTWIVGKWLSLRDQQWAPAGTHFHQFVVPPIIGFRRDCTYGNLAAMRLPKDVKGLGSCEYTMERGVVHACHAGGVVHSLEGWTHHEVGAIDVERIDVVWRAALKHGLTPA from the exons ATGGTGGCTGCTCCTCTGTCTTCCTGGCCGTGGTTCAATTTGGGACTCTACAAGGCATGCAcgcaatcttcttcttctttccctctctGTATTATATTCTTAATGTCTTCTTGTGATCTAATTAATCGACTCGGAAGAGAGAACTTGATCGTGCAGTATCTGTTATGTGCGCCACTGGTTGCCAAAGCTGTGAGCGAGTGGAAAAGCCACGGAGAAGGAGCGGGGTGGTCTCTTCACCTTCTCATCCTCTTCAGCCTGAGGAGCCTCGTCTTCCAGCTCTGGCACAGCTTCTCCAACATGCTCTACTACACACGCAGGCGCAGAGTCATCCCCCACGGCCTGGATTTCCACCAGATCGACCGAGAGTGGGACTG GGACAATTTTCTGATACTGCAAGCTCTGGTCGCATCCATGGCGGTGTGGCGAGTAGTGCCAGGATCGGACGGGGTTCCTGTGGTGCAGTCAAAGGGATGGCTGATAGCTCTGTTGGTGCATGTGCTGGTATCCGAGCCTGTGTTCTACTTGGTGCACAGAAGCTTCCACGGAGACTACCTCTTCTCTCACTACCATTCAATTCACCATTCGTCACTTGTGCCACAGCCCATGACAG CCACGTTCGGAACGCCACTGGAGAACCTGGCGATGACGGCGGTGATGGCGGCGCCTCTACTCGGAGCCTTCGCCGCCGGCCATGGCTCTGTGGGCCTCGTGTACTCCTACGTCCTCGCCTTCGATTTCTTGAGGTGTTTGGGTTACAGCAACGTGGAGATCTTCCCCTCGCAGCTCTTCCACTCGCTGCCCTTCTTACGTTACCTCATCTACACTCCCAC GTACTTAAGCATCCATCACACGGAGAAGGACTGCAACTTTTGCCTTTTCATGCCTCTCTTTGATTTTCTGGGGAACACCATGAATAACAAGTCGTGGGACTTGCAGAAAGAGATAAGCTCAG GGAAGAACGGAGGGGTTCCGGATTTTGTCTTCTTGGCCCATGTCGTGGATGTGATCTCGTCCATGCACGTTCCGTTCGTGTTTCGTTCGGTCTCTTCTAAGCCATATGTGGCCAATCCCTTTTTGCTGGTCCTTTGGCCCTGTGCCTTCTCGACCATGCTCTTGATGTGGGTGCTCTCCAAGACCTTCTCCCTCTCTTTCTACCACTTGAGAGGTCGCTTGCATCAGACTTGGGTCGTCCCAAGATATGGCTTTCAG TATTTCTTGCCCTTTGCGAGTCAGGGCATCAATGAGCAGATTGAGATGGCCATACTTAGGGCCGACAAGTTGGGAATTCGAGTCCTTAGCCTTGCAGCATTGAACAAG AACGAATCACTAAATGGCGGCGGGACACTGTTCGTGAACAAACACCCGGATCTAAAAGTTCGAGTCGTCCATGGCAACACCTTGACGGCCGCCGTCATCCTAAATGAACTCCCGAGGAATGTAAAGGAGGTCATCTTGACTGGAGCTACGTCCAAGCTTGGGAGAGCAATTGCGCTCTACCTTTGCAGAAAAAACATACGAGTGATG ATGTTGACTTTATCGACTGAAAGATTTCTAAAGATCCAGAAGGAGGCACCGACAGAGTACCAACACTATCTAGTACAAGTCACCAAGTATCGAGCGGCAAAAAATTGCAAG ACATGGATAGTGGGCAAATGGCTCTCGCTGAGGGATCAGCAGTGGGCGCCTGCCGGCACACATTTCCACCAATTCGTGGTGCCTCCCATCATTGGCTTCCGAAGGGACTGCACCTATGGAAACTTAGCCGCCATGAGACTCCCCAAGGACGTGAAAGGATTAGGTTCGTGTGAG TACACGATGGAGCGAGGGGTGGTGCACGCATGCCATGCTGGTGGAGTAGTCCATAGCTTGGAAGGCTGGACGCACCATGAGGTCGGTGCGATCGATGTCGAACGCATTGATGTGGTGTGGAGAGCTGCGTTGAAGCATGGGCTGACGCCCGCTTGA